A region of Cellulophaga sp. RHA19 DNA encodes the following proteins:
- a CDS encoding M20/M25/M40 family metallo-hydrolase, translating into MKKITLLFLFVCTTILAQTEDEKQLRSIYDAALTDGMAYNWLDHLSNQIGGRLSGSVEAQQAVDYTKKELESLGIDRVYLQPVMVPKWVRGLPEYANILSEDGRSTNVPICALGGSVATSALGLKADVIEVKGIEELQDLGKDKIEGKIVFFNRPMNPKDIVTFTAYGGCVDQRYSGAAEAGKYGAVGVIVRSVNLRLDDYPHTGSMSYGDTPVKNRIPAAAISTNGAELLSTALKLNPKTKFFFKQNCKQYNDVQSYNVIGEIKGSTYPNEIIVVGGHLDSWDLGDGSHDDGAGVVQSMDVLRLIKASGYKPKRTIRAVLFMNEENGLRGGNKYAEVAKSKRENHIFALESDAGGFSPRGFSFDCSTENYEQINSWRNLFKPYLIHLFEKGGSGADVGPLKKDNIVLAGLRPDSQRYFDHHHAANDTFEHVNKRELELGAATMTSLVYLFDKYGIVSSKKIKG; encoded by the coding sequence ATGAAAAAGATAACCTTATTATTCCTTTTTGTTTGTACCACAATTTTAGCACAAACAGAAGATGAAAAACAACTAAGATCTATATATGACGCAGCATTAACAGATGGTATGGCTTATAATTGGCTAGATCATTTATCTAATCAAATTGGAGGTCGTTTGTCTGGTTCTGTAGAAGCGCAACAAGCTGTAGATTACACTAAAAAAGAATTAGAAAGCCTAGGTATAGACCGTGTGTATTTACAGCCAGTTATGGTTCCTAAATGGGTGCGTGGTTTGCCAGAGTATGCAAACATACTGTCTGAAGATGGTAGAAGTACAAATGTACCAATTTGTGCCTTAGGAGGTTCTGTTGCAACATCTGCTTTAGGTTTAAAAGCAGATGTGATAGAAGTAAAGGGTATTGAAGAATTACAAGATTTAGGAAAGGATAAAATAGAAGGGAAGATTGTGTTTTTTAATAGACCAATGAACCCAAAGGATATTGTGACTTTTACCGCATATGGAGGTTGCGTAGACCAACGTTATTCTGGAGCAGCAGAGGCAGGTAAGTATGGAGCAGTGGGAGTAATTGTTAGGTCTGTTAACTTACGTTTAGATGATTATCCCCATACAGGTTCTATGAGTTATGGAGATACACCTGTAAAAAACAGAATTCCTGCAGCAGCAATTAGCACCAATGGAGCAGAGCTATTGTCTACAGCCTTAAAACTAAATCCAAAGACAAAGTTCTTTTTTAAGCAAAATTGTAAACAGTATAATGATGTACAATCTTATAATGTTATAGGAGAAATAAAAGGCAGTACTTATCCTAATGAAATTATTGTAGTAGGCGGACATTTAGATTCTTGGGATTTGGGTGATGGTTCTCATGATGATGGTGCAGGAGTGGTACAAAGTATGGATGTACTTCGTTTAATAAAGGCATCTGGTTACAAACCAAAACGTACCATAAGAGCTGTATTGTTTATGAATGAAGAAAATGGTTTGCGAGGAGGTAATAAATATGCAGAAGTAGCTAAAAGTAAAAGAGAAAATCACATTTTTGCTTTAGAAAGTGATGCTGGTGGGTTTTCGCCAAGAGGATTTTCTTTTGACTGTTCCACAGAGAATTATGAGCAGATAAATAGCTGGAGGAACTTATTTAAACCTTATTTAATTCACTTGTTTGAAAAAGGTGGTAGCGGAGCAGATGTTGGTCCGTTAAAAAAAGACAATATTGTTTTAGCAGGTTTGCGCCCAGATTCTCAACGTTATTTTGACCATCACCACGCAGCTAATGATACATTTGAGCACGTAAATAAGAGGGAGTTAGAATTAGGAGCAGCTACAATGACAAGCTTGGTGTATTTGTTTGATAAATACGGTATTGTATCATCAAAAAAGATAAAAGGATAA
- a CDS encoding peptidylprolyl isomerase, translating into MQDGIYAKFNTTKGEILVKLTHDKTPGTVGNFVALAEGNLENSVKPQGTPYYNGLKFHRVIPDFMIQGGCPLGTGTGDAGYKFDDEFHPDLTHSGPGVLSMANAGPGTNGSQFFITHIATPWLDNKHTVFGNVESGQDVVDAIAQDDTIESLEIVRVGAEAEKWNAVEAFRTFEGSREKRLAEEKANAEAEMEKLAAGFESTDSGLRYKIIQTGSGAQAESGKTVSVHYEGSLTSGQVFDSSYKRNQPIDFQLGVGQVIPGWDEGIALLKVGDKARFVIPSNLAYGSAGAGGVIPPNASLIFDVELMDVK; encoded by the coding sequence ATGCAAGACGGAATTTACGCAAAATTCAATACTACTAAAGGAGAAATTTTAGTAAAATTAACGCACGATAAAACACCAGGTACAGTTGGTAACTTTGTAGCCTTAGCAGAAGGTAACTTAGAGAACTCTGTAAAGCCTCAAGGAACACCATATTATAACGGATTAAAATTTCATAGAGTTATACCAGATTTTATGATACAAGGTGGTTGCCCATTAGGAACAGGTACTGGAGATGCAGGTTATAAGTTTGATGATGAGTTTCACCCAGATTTAACACATTCTGGTCCTGGAGTATTATCTATGGCTAATGCAGGTCCTGGTACAAACGGTAGTCAGTTTTTTATAACTCACATTGCTACACCTTGGTTAGATAACAAACACACAGTTTTTGGAAACGTAGAGAGCGGACAAGATGTTGTAGATGCTATTGCACAAGATGATACTATTGAAAGTTTAGAAATAGTTAGAGTTGGTGCAGAAGCAGAAAAATGGAATGCTGTTGAAGCTTTTAGAACTTTTGAAGGTTCTAGAGAAAAAAGATTAGCTGAAGAAAAAGCTAATGCAGAAGCTGAAATGGAAAAATTAGCAGCAGGTTTTGAGTCAACAGATTCTGGACTACGTTACAAAATTATTCAAACAGGTAGTGGAGCACAAGCAGAAAGTGGTAAAACAGTATCTGTACATTATGAAGGTTCTTTAACTAGTGGTCAAGTTTTTGACTCATCATACAAAAGAAACCAACCAATAGATTTTCAATTAGGAGTAGGACAAGTAATTCCAGGTTGGGATGAAGGTATTGCTTTATTAAAAGTAGGAGACAAAGCGCGTTTTGTTATACCATCTAATTTAGCATACGGTAGTGCAGGAGCAGGCGGAGTTATACCTCCAAATGCATCACTAATTTTTGATGTAGAATTAATGGATGTAAAATAG
- a CDS encoding YfiT family bacillithiol transferase: protein MKSSTLESLKYPIGHFSCPTEISIQEINKWITVLESFPVKLTNIVLNLNEEQLNTPYRPNGWTVIQLVHHIADSHHNSYTRFKWALTEDAPVIKAYEEKDWANLVDASTSPVILSLNYITALHAKLVYLLKGLTDDQLNRSFIHPYGKTKVTVAENIGSYAWHSNHHYAHIKNLCEREEWF from the coding sequence ATGAAAAGTAGTACGCTAGAATCATTAAAATATCCAATAGGACATTTTTCGTGTCCTACTGAAATTTCTATTCAGGAAATAAATAAATGGATAACTGTTTTAGAATCTTTTCCAGTTAAGCTTACAAATATTGTATTAAATTTAAATGAAGAACAATTAAATACACCTTACAGACCAAACGGATGGACGGTTATACAATTAGTGCACCATATAGCAGATAGTCATCACAATAGTTATACGCGTTTTAAATGGGCACTTACAGAAGATGCACCTGTTATAAAAGCATATGAAGAAAAAGATTGGGCTAATTTGGTAGATGCTTCTACATCACCAGTAATATTGTCTTTAAATTACATAACTGCACTACACGCAAAATTGGTTTATTTATTAAAAGGGTTAACTGATGATCAACTAAATAGATCTTTTATTCACCCTTATGGCAAAACAAAAGTTACAGTAGCAGAAAATATTGGTAGTTATGCTTGGCATAGCAATCACCACTATGCACATATAAAAAATCTATGTGAAAGAGAGGAATGGTTTTAA
- a CDS encoding thioredoxin family protein, whose translation MARTPSNMLALGTVAPNFNLLDTTTDTFIALDSCKGEKGTVIAFICNHCPFVIHVNPELVKIANDYKSKGFNFVAISSNDVINYPQDAPNLMAKVAIENKYSFPYLYDESQEIAKAYDAACTPDFYLFNSDLKLVYRGQLDDSRPGNGIPLNGRDLRNALDALYKGELINPEQKPSIGCNIKWK comes from the coding sequence ATGGCTCGTACACCAAGTAATATGTTAGCTTTAGGAACGGTTGCTCCTAATTTTAATCTTTTAGACACTACAACAGATACATTTATTGCTTTAGATAGCTGTAAAGGAGAAAAAGGCACTGTAATTGCCTTTATTTGTAATCATTGCCCTTTTGTAATTCACGTAAATCCAGAGCTTGTAAAAATTGCTAATGATTATAAAAGTAAAGGTTTTAATTTTGTTGCAATTTCAAGTAACGATGTCATAAACTACCCGCAAGATGCTCCAAACCTAATGGCAAAGGTTGCTATAGAAAATAAGTACAGTTTTCCTTATTTGTATGATGAAAGCCAAGAAATAGCAAAAGCTTATGATGCTGCTTGTACTCCAGATTTTTATCTTTTTAATTCTGATTTAAAATTAGTGTATCGCGGACAATTAGATGATTCTAGACCAGGAAACGGAATACCACTAAACGGAAGAGACTTAAGAAATGCTTTAGATGCTTTATACAAAGGAGAGCTTATTAATCCAGAACAAAAACCAAGTATAGGTTGTAATATTAAATGGAAGTAA
- a CDS encoding tRNA-binding protein: MKEQITWSDFSKIDMRVGTIIDVNDFPEARNPAYQLKIDFGEEIGVLKTSAQITLRYTKEQLLNRQIMAVVNFPKKQIANFMSECLVMGAVEGKDVILLSPDAKVPNGLKIG; this comes from the coding sequence ATGAAAGAGCAAATTACGTGGTCAGATTTTTCTAAAATTGATATGCGTGTAGGAACTATTATTGATGTTAATGATTTTCCTGAAGCACGTAACCCAGCGTATCAATTAAAAATAGATTTTGGTGAAGAAATTGGTGTTTTAAAAACATCTGCACAAATAACATTGCGTTATACTAAAGAACAGTTGCTAAACAGGCAAATTATGGCAGTTGTAAACTTCCCTAAAAAACAGATAGCTAATTTTATGAGTGAATGTTTAGTTATGGGAGCAGTAGAGGGTAAAGATGTAATATTATTAAGCCCTGATGCTAAAGTGCCAAACGGATTAAAAATAGGATAG
- a CDS encoding M14 family metallopeptidase, protein MKKRLFLLAFLVFQLNQAQEKLDLNYYLPQNVTYNPDIPKPIDIIGHEVGEWHVSHDKLQFYMKALAKASDRITIENRGETYEGRPILLLTITSAKNQANLENIRQAHIANTNSSADTSNQPIVVYQGFSIHGNEPSGANAGLAYAYYLAAAQGKEIEEQLNNLVILMDPAFNPDGIQRFAHWANSNKSKNLNPDGNDREYHETWPNGRTNHYWFDMNRDWLPVQLPESQARITTFHKWLPNILTDHHEMGTNSTFFFQPGEPTRVHPLTPKINQELTAEIGTYHAKAFDKIGSLYYSEENYDDYYYGKGSTFPDVNGSIGILFEQGSSRGHVQESENGILTFPFTIRNQFTAALSTIEAAYNMRSKILGYQQQFYKNAKSQAAKSKTKAIIFGDNKDASKTWHLADILKRHNIKFNHLKTDVVLNGKNYKKGASYVVPMNQKNYRLINAMFEKRTTFTDSLFYDISAWTFPLAFNLDYTETTSLSNLGEEIKELKPLIGSLTGNSNYAYLFEWNEYYSPRALNTILEAGLRVKVGKEPFTVEGKSYDYGTIMVPVQNQRLNKAEMQQFMLQIAEENNLKVTAVGTGLTKGIDLGSNEFDPIKKQQVGLLVGSGVTYADAGEIWHLFDQRYNMKITKLDTDYFSRVDLSRYTALIIPSVYGSALDKSSVAKIKDWVKAGGTLIGYRNAAYWLNSNELLKIDFKRDSAIVAKNIPFDKRRDFRGAQVTGGAIFEAKLDRSHPINYGYKNDKLPLFRNTNIYITPDKNSYNNPIQYTNNPLLSGYISKENLAVLKNSVPFKTSGYGKGQVILFTDNTNFRAFWFGTNKLLMNAIYFGKMM, encoded by the coding sequence ATGAAAAAAAGACTTTTTTTACTAGCCTTTCTAGTGTTTCAACTAAACCAAGCACAAGAAAAACTAGACTTAAATTATTACCTGCCACAAAACGTAACATACAACCCAGACATTCCTAAACCAATAGATATTATAGGTCATGAAGTTGGTGAGTGGCACGTATCTCATGATAAATTGCAGTTTTATATGAAAGCATTAGCAAAGGCTAGTGATCGTATTACTATAGAAAATAGAGGTGAAACTTATGAAGGCAGACCTATATTATTATTAACTATAACTTCTGCTAAAAATCAAGCTAATTTAGAAAACATAAGACAAGCTCACATTGCTAATACAAATAGCAGTGCAGATACCAGCAACCAACCTATTGTTGTTTACCAAGGTTTTTCTATTCATGGTAATGAGCCAAGTGGTGCAAATGCTGGTTTAGCATATGCTTACTATTTAGCAGCTGCACAAGGCAAAGAAATTGAAGAACAACTAAATAACTTAGTTATTCTAATGGATCCGGCTTTTAACCCAGACGGTATACAACGTTTTGCACATTGGGCAAACAGCAACAAAAGCAAAAATTTGAATCCAGATGGTAATGATAGAGAATATCATGAAACTTGGCCAAACGGACGTACTAATCACTATTGGTTTGATATGAACCGTGACTGGTTACCTGTACAATTACCAGAAAGTCAAGCAAGGATTACCACATTTCATAAATGGTTGCCTAATATTTTAACAGACCATCATGAAATGGGTACAAACTCAACATTCTTTTTTCAACCAGGAGAACCTACAAGAGTACACCCATTAACTCCAAAAATAAATCAAGAGCTAACAGCAGAAATTGGAACATATCACGCCAAAGCTTTTGACAAAATTGGTTCTTTATATTATTCTGAAGAAAATTATGATGACTATTATTATGGTAAAGGATCTACTTTTCCTGACGTTAACGGTAGCATTGGTATTTTATTTGAGCAAGGTAGTTCTCGTGGCCACGTACAAGAAAGTGAAAATGGTATACTTACTTTCCCTTTTACAATTAGAAACCAGTTTACAGCAGCTTTATCTACAATAGAAGCTGCATATAATATGCGTTCTAAAATATTAGGGTACCAGCAGCAATTTTATAAAAATGCTAAATCACAAGCAGCAAAAAGTAAAACAAAAGCTATTATTTTTGGAGACAATAAAGACGCCTCTAAAACTTGGCACTTAGCAGACATATTAAAAAGACATAACATTAAATTTAACCACTTAAAAACAGATGTTGTTCTTAACGGTAAAAACTATAAAAAAGGAGCTAGTTATGTTGTTCCTATGAATCAGAAAAACTACAGGCTTATAAATGCAATGTTCGAAAAAAGAACAACATTTACAGATAGTCTATTTTATGATATTTCTGCCTGGACATTCCCATTAGCTTTTAATTTAGATTACACAGAAACTACAAGTCTTAGTAATTTGGGTGAGGAAATAAAAGAACTTAAGCCTTTAATTGGTAGCTTAACAGGAAATAGTAATTACGCTTATTTATTTGAGTGGAATGAGTATTACAGCCCTAGAGCATTAAATACTATTTTAGAGGCTGGCCTTAGAGTAAAAGTTGGTAAAGAGCCCTTTACTGTAGAGGGTAAAAGCTATGATTATGGTACTATTATGGTTCCTGTACAAAACCAACGTCTTAATAAAGCAGAGATGCAACAGTTTATGCTTCAAATAGCAGAAGAAAACAATTTAAAAGTGACTGCTGTGGGTACAGGTCTAACTAAAGGAATAGATTTAGGTAGTAATGAGTTTGATCCTATTAAAAAACAACAAGTAGGCTTACTAGTTGGTAGTGGTGTAACCTATGCAGATGCAGGAGAAATATGGCATTTGTTTGACCAGCGTTACAATATGAAAATTACCAAACTAGATACAGATTATTTTTCTAGAGTAGATTTAAGTAGATATACAGCTCTTATTATACCTAGTGTTTATGGTAGTGCTTTAGACAAAAGTTCTGTTGCTAAAATTAAAGATTGGGTTAAAGCTGGCGGCACTTTAATTGGATACAGAAATGCTGCATACTGGTTAAATTCTAACGAGCTTTTAAAAATAGATTTTAAAAGGGATTCTGCTATTGTAGCCAAAAATATTCCTTTTGATAAACGTAGAGATTTTAGAGGCGCACAAGTAACCGGTGGTGCAATTTTTGAAGCAAAGCTAGACCGTTCTCATCCTATAAATTACGGGTATAAAAATGATAAACTACCACTATTTAGGAATACTAACATTTACATTACTCCAGATAAGAATAGTTATAACAACCCTATACAATACACTAACAACCCCTTATTAAGTGGTTATATTTCTAAAGAAAATTTAGCTGTGCTAAAAAATAGTGTTCCGTTTAAGACAAGTGGTTATGGTAAAGGACAAGTTATTTTATTTACAGATAACACTAATTTTAGAGCCTTTTGGTTTGGCACTAACAAACTTTTAATGAATGCCATTTATTTTGGTAAAATGATGTAA
- a CDS encoding PUR family DNA/RNA-binding protein, translating to MSEKELMDQEEIYSKVLRAGRRTYFFDVRSTKAGDYYLTVTESKKFTHDDGSFHYKKHKIYLYKEDFTPFKEILNEMMDYIIEEKGEEVISDRHQKDFKKEEHSNVVEETATASSFTNVSFDDI from the coding sequence ATGAGTGAAAAAGAACTAATGGATCAGGAAGAGATTTATTCAAAAGTATTAAGAGCCGGTAGACGGACTTATTTTTTTGATGTGAGGAGTACTAAGGCTGGAGATTATTATTTAACGGTTACTGAGAGTAAAAAATTTACACATGATGATGGGTCTTTCCATTATAAAAAACATAAAATCTACTTGTATAAAGAAGATTTTACTCCGTTTAAAGAGATTTTAAATGAAATGATGGACTACATTATTGAAGAAAAAGGCGAGGAAGTAATTTCTGACAGACACCAAAAAGATTTTAAAAAAGAAGAACATTCTAACGTAGTTGAAGAAACTGCAACAGCAAGTAGCTTTACAAACGTAAGCTTTGACGACATTTAA
- a CDS encoding ABC transporter ATP-binding protein: MKELKHINKYFKKYWLKLTIGIIITVIARVFSLVMPPYVNKSINVVKEFINQDNISIELVKGHLLDYILIILGAALLSGFFTFLMRQTIINVSRHIEYDLKNEVYDHYQKLSLNFYKKNRTGDLMNRISEDVSQVRMYCGPALMYGMNTITLFACIIPIMYSKAPTLAIYTLIPLPILSVLIYKISKLIHKRSTVVQQFLSKLSTFAQESFSGISVIKAYGIENRTNKELVSLANEGKDKSMSLVKINAWFFPLMVLLIGISNIIVIYVGGKQYLNGEIESIGLIAEFIIYVNMLTWPVAIVGWLTSIIQRAEASQERINEFLQEEPEIKNTVTNLMEINGKIEFKNVSFTYDDTNITALNNVSFTINSGETVAIIGKTGSGKSTILDLIARLYDVSSGNILIDDTPIKNVNLDCLRQNIGAVPQDAFLFSDSIKDNIKFGKENATDDEIIAVAKKAVVHKNIMNFKEKYDTVLGERGITLSGGQKQRVSIARALLKDPKIYLFDDCLSAVDTETEEKILNNLKTASKNKTTLIVSHRVSSAKNADKIIILDHGKVVQEGTHNSLYEIDGYYKALYNSQLSEKES; encoded by the coding sequence ATGAAAGAGTTAAAACATATAAATAAGTACTTTAAAAAATATTGGCTTAAACTTACTATTGGTATTATTATTACTGTAATTGCACGTGTATTTTCATTAGTAATGCCTCCTTACGTAAACAAATCTATAAACGTAGTAAAAGAGTTTATTAATCAAGATAATATATCTATAGAATTAGTTAAAGGGCATTTACTAGACTATATCCTTATAATTTTAGGTGCTGCACTTTTATCTGGTTTTTTTACTTTTTTAATGAGACAAACCATTATAAACGTATCTAGACATATAGAGTACGATTTAAAAAATGAAGTGTATGACCACTACCAAAAACTAAGTCTTAATTTTTACAAAAAGAATAGAACTGGAGATTTAATGAACAGGATTAGCGAAGATGTTAGTCAGGTTAGAATGTATTGCGGACCTGCATTAATGTACGGAATGAACACCATTACATTGTTTGCCTGCATAATACCCATAATGTATTCTAAAGCTCCTACACTAGCAATTTACACGCTTATACCATTACCTATTTTATCAGTTCTAATTTATAAAATTAGTAAGCTTATACACAAACGTAGTACAGTTGTACAGCAGTTTTTAAGTAAACTTTCTACGTTTGCACAAGAATCTTTCTCTGGTATATCTGTTATTAAAGCATATGGTATAGAAAATCGTACCAATAAAGAACTTGTGTCTTTAGCTAATGAGGGCAAAGATAAAAGTATGTCTTTGGTTAAAATAAATGCTTGGTTTTTTCCACTGATGGTTTTACTAATTGGTATTAGTAATATTATTGTTATTTATGTTGGTGGTAAACAATATTTAAATGGAGAAATAGAAAGTATTGGCCTTATTGCTGAATTTATTATTTATGTAAATATGCTTACGTGGCCTGTTGCTATTGTTGGTTGGTTAACATCTATAATACAAAGAGCAGAAGCATCACAAGAACGTATAAACGAGTTTTTACAAGAAGAGCCTGAGATTAAAAATACCGTTACTAATCTTATGGAGATTAATGGTAAAATAGAGTTTAAAAATGTAAGTTTTACTTATGACGATACTAATATTACAGCTTTAAACAATGTTTCTTTTACTATAAATTCTGGAGAAACTGTAGCTATTATTGGTAAAACAGGTAGCGGAAAATCTACAATATTAGACCTTATTGCTAGGCTGTACGATGTTTCTTCTGGTAATATACTTATAGATGATACTCCTATTAAAAATGTAAACCTAGATTGTTTAAGGCAAAATATTGGTGCTGTACCACAAGATGCATTCTTATTTTCTGACTCTATAAAAGATAATATTAAATTTGGTAAAGAGAATGCTACAGATGATGAGATAATTGCTGTAGCCAAAAAAGCTGTTGTTCATAAAAATATTATGAACTTTAAAGAAAAGTACGACACTGTATTGGGTGAAAGAGGTATTACCCTAAGTGGTGGCCAAAAACAACGTGTATCTATTGCCAGAGCACTACTAAAGGATCCTAAAATTTACCTTTTTGATGACTGCCTTTCTGCTGTAGATACAGAAACTGAAGAAAAAATATTAAACAATCTTAAAACAGCGTCTAAAAACAAAACTACTCTAATAGTAAGTCATAGAGTATCTTCTGCAAAAAATGCAGACAAAATTATAATTTTAGATCACGGAAAAGTAGTTCAAGAAGGAACTCATAACTCATTGTATGAGATAGACGGCTATTACAAAGCTCTTTATAATAGTCAACTCTCTGAGAAAGAAAGTTAG
- the nusB gene encoding transcription antitermination factor NusB: MLTRRHIRVKVMQCIYALTHSQDDTLEKQVKFLKYSVDSMYTLYLLMLSLLVELQKRAEEQADITAKSYLGNVSDAYPDRKKFVNNKVLLQIADNKLLLEELSSRKLNDWYLNEEYIRLIYKEVIESEYYTTYMTSKTSSYEEDKNLLADLFKNVIAPNEKIYDYFEDDKLTWVDDIPIVNTFVLKLIKKAKPEAIESYFLPELLKEDDDMVYAKQLLTKTLLNDAEYVKEIVGKTPNWDKDRIADIDGILLKMAICELLNFPSIPEKVTINEFLEIAKEYSTPKSSIFINGILDKLVREYKSEGKLKKIGRGLL; the protein is encoded by the coding sequence ATGCTAACAAGAAGGCATATTAGGGTTAAAGTAATGCAATGCATCTACGCCCTCACTCATTCACAAGATGACACACTAGAAAAACAAGTAAAGTTTTTAAAGTACAGTGTAGATAGTATGTATACATTATACTTACTAATGTTAAGTTTGTTGGTAGAACTGCAAAAAAGAGCAGAAGAGCAAGCAGATATTACGGCCAAAAGTTATTTGGGTAACGTTTCTGATGCTTATCCAGACCGCAAAAAATTTGTAAACAATAAAGTGTTGTTGCAAATAGCAGACAACAAGTTACTACTTGAAGAATTGTCTAGCAGAAAATTAAATGACTGGTACTTAAACGAGGAGTACATTAGGTTAATTTACAAAGAGGTAATAGAAAGTGAATATTATACAACTTATATGACTAGTAAAACTAGTAGCTATGAGGAAGATAAAAATTTACTTGCAGATCTTTTTAAAAATGTAATAGCGCCTAACGAAAAAATTTACGACTATTTTGAAGACGATAAATTAACGTGGGTAGATGATATTCCTATTGTAAATACTTTTGTTTTAAAGCTAATAAAAAAAGCTAAACCGGAAGCTATAGAATCTTACTTTTTGCCAGAGCTTTTAAAAGAAGACGATGATATGGTGTATGCAAAGCAATTGCTTACTAAAACACTATTAAATGATGCGGAATATGTTAAAGAAATTGTAGGTAAAACTCCAAATTGGGATAAAGATCGTATTGCAGATATAGATGGTATTTTACTTAAAATGGCAATTTGTGAGCTTTTAAATTTCCCTTCTATTCCAGAGAAAGTAACTATAAATGAGTTCTTAGAGATTGCTAAAGAATACTCTACACCTAAAAGTAGCATTTTTATAAATGGTATTTTAGATAAGCTTGTACGTGAGTATAAAAGTGAAGGAAAGTTAAAAAAAATAGGTAGAGGTTTATTATAA
- a CDS encoding DUF1573 domain-containing protein has translation MKKIILLFGVAVFAMSFTACKDNASNKIIMANVDNAAERDSNAKNLPEMSFDRTEFDFGTITQGTPQQTVFTFTNTGTAPLIITDAKSTCGCTIPEYPKNKAIAPGESGELLVKFNGSGQNQVTKAVTVTANTAKGRETLRIKAFVNPKNGAAASIPTK, from the coding sequence ATGAAAAAAATTATTTTACTATTTGGAGTAGCTGTGTTTGCTATGTCATTTACAGCTTGTAAAGACAATGCTTCTAATAAAATAATTATGGCGAATGTAGATAATGCTGCAGAGAGAGATAGCAATGCTAAAAACTTGCCAGAAATGAGTTTTGATAGAACTGAGTTTGATTTTGGTACTATAACACAAGGAACTCCACAGCAAACAGTTTTTACATTTACTAATACTGGTACAGCACCTTTAATTATTACAGATGCAAAAAGTACTTGTGGATGTACTATTCCAGAATATCCAAAAAACAAAGCAATTGCTCCAGGAGAATCTGGTGAGTTGTTAGTTAAGTTTAACGGATCTGGTCAAAACCAAGTAACTAAAGCAGTAACAGTAACTGCAAATACAGCAAAAGGAAGAGAAACTTTACGTATCAAAGCTTTTGTTAACCCTAAAAATGGTGCAGCAGCGTCTATACCAACAAAATAA
- the yajC gene encoding preprotein translocase subunit YajC, whose protein sequence is MDQILEQYPFLPMVGIFIVAYFFMIRPQMKRSKDEKKFATELKKGDKVITKSGMHGKIFDLNDKDMSCIIETMSGKIKFSRSAISMEMSRKLNEPVAEKK, encoded by the coding sequence ATGGATCAAATATTAGAGCAATACCCATTTCTACCAATGGTAGGAATATTTATAGTAGCATATTTTTTTATGATACGTCCGCAAATGAAGCGTTCTAAAGACGAGAAAAAATTTGCTACAGAATTAAAAAAAGGAGATAAAGTTATTACCAAAAGCGGAATGCACGGTAAAATTTTTGATTTAAATGATAAAGATATGTCATGTATAATTGAGACTATGTCTGGTAAAATTAAGTTTTCTAGATCAGCAATTTCTATGGAAATGAGCAGAAAATTAAATGAACCAGTAGCAGAAAAAAAGTAG